Proteins encoded in a region of the Zea mays cultivar B73 chromosome 4, Zm-B73-REFERENCE-NAM-5.0, whole genome shotgun sequence genome:
- the LOC109945746 gene encoding uncharacterized protein, which yields MCCLCSFSISLDMGSWEELARQFLLEEEEDDEEFFFILLPTILPFLSEEKRSIHTSSLSGAQKVKEILEGHESWCKSENGMEPEIFRATSEFLRREGLLRDTRGVNVEEKLGMFMYMISHNASNQMLQKAFQHSGETIHRKISEVFDIVPTLTQRSVKLPNSIQTHPKFITDSRFMPLFR from the coding sequence ATGTGTTGCTTATGTAGTTTCTCAATTTCTCTAGATATGGGTTCTTGGGAAGAGCTAGCTAGGCAGTTTTTgttggaggaagaagaagacgatGAGGAGTTTTTCTTTATTCTTCTCCCTACTATACTTCCATTCCTCTCTGAAGAGAAAAGGTCTATCCATACCTCCTCTCTCTCTGGTGCCCAGAAGGTTAAGGAGATTCTTGAAGGGCATGAGAGTTGGTGCAAGTCCGAGAACGGAATGGAGCCAGAAATATTTAGAGCCACATCAGAATTCCTTAGAAGAGAGGGTTTGTTACGTGATACACGAGGTGTTAACGTCGAAGAGAAGCTTGGGATGTTTATGTATATGATCtcccacaatgccagtaaccaaaTGCTTCAAAAGGCTTTCCAACATAGTGGAGAGACTATCCATcgaaaaatatcagaagttttcgATATAGTTCCCACTCTAACTCAGCGATCCGTGAAGCTTCCCAATTCTATCCAGACGCATCCAAAATTTATAACAGATTCTAGGTTCATGCCCCTTTTCAGGTGA